One Calditrichota bacterium DNA window includes the following coding sequences:
- the holB gene encoding DNA polymerase III subunit delta', with protein MAFAQVIGQEGAKRVLRRALEHGRLAHAYLFFGPEGVGKEATALALAQAILCEKQGSYGCGECASCRKVTTLTHPDVRFVFPAPRELDADREREILDSVVQEPYARLRPWANPVISIERIRAIRHDSSLKSFEGRGRVVILAEADAMTAEAANALLKLLEEPPPATTLILTTTMVQGLLPTIVSRCQQVRFALLSAQEIEAALIQRRQVPAEQARLIAGMANGSYRRAIEWLEQDVNQRRDEAIELLRTAIRADHDHVLQAEQLRALGDRAMVKEYLRLLLSIFHDALVLTAAGPESDNRRMLINFDRCDWLQKFVGAFEQIDFEQAIGAVEESIARIDRNLELSLVLIVLFQRLRAALRRKSNV; from the coding sequence ATGGCATTTGCACAGGTCATCGGCCAAGAGGGCGCAAAGAGAGTTCTGCGGCGGGCGTTGGAGCACGGCCGTTTGGCTCACGCCTATCTCTTTTTTGGCCCAGAAGGCGTGGGAAAAGAGGCCACCGCCCTGGCCCTGGCGCAGGCGATCCTCTGCGAGAAGCAGGGCTCGTATGGTTGCGGGGAGTGCGCCAGTTGCCGCAAGGTCACCACTCTGACGCATCCAGACGTGCGTTTCGTCTTTCCGGCGCCGCGTGAGCTAGATGCCGACCGCGAACGGGAAATACTGGACAGTGTCGTCCAGGAACCGTACGCACGGCTCAGACCATGGGCCAACCCGGTCATTTCCATTGAGCGGATTCGTGCCATTCGCCACGATAGCTCGCTCAAGTCGTTCGAGGGCCGCGGGCGCGTGGTGATCCTCGCCGAGGCGGACGCCATGACCGCTGAGGCTGCCAATGCGCTTCTCAAGCTCCTTGAGGAGCCGCCGCCGGCCACCACGCTCATCCTGACCACCACGATGGTGCAGGGACTGTTGCCTACCATCGTGTCGCGCTGTCAGCAGGTGCGCTTTGCTCTGCTCAGTGCCCAGGAAATCGAAGCGGCGTTGATCCAGCGGCGGCAGGTACCTGCGGAACAGGCGCGGCTTATCGCCGGCATGGCCAATGGCAGCTACCGGAGGGCGATAGAGTGGCTGGAGCAAGACGTCAATCAGCGGCGCGACGAAGCCATCGAGCTGCTGCGCACGGCAATCCGCGCAGACCACGATCACGTGCTGCAAGCCGAACAGCTGCGCGCGTTGGGCGACAGAGCGATGGTCAAGGAGTACCTGCGCCTGCTCCTCAGCATCTTCCACGACGCGTTGGTCCTCACGGCGGCAGGCCCCGAGTCGGACAACAGGCGCATGCTCATCAACTTTGACCGCTGTGACTGGTTGCAGAAGTTTGTGGGCGCATTTGAGCAGATCGACTTTGAGCAGGCCATCGGTGCCGTGGAAGAATCCATCGCCCGCATCGACCGCAACTTGGAGCTGAGCCTCGTGCTGATTGTCCTGTTTCAACGCCTGAGGGCTGCCCTCAGGAGGAAGAGCAATGTCTGA
- a CDS encoding class I tRNA ligase family protein, with product MPKTDSDDRNSFSRLLVTAALPYANGPIHLGHLAGAYLPADVYVRYQRLKRRDVLFICGTDEHGVPITIAAEAKGVSPQEVVDYWHRDHKESFARFGISFDCFSRTSLPVHHRTAQDFFLRLHKAGYLVEKVVEQYFCPTCDRFLADRYVEGKCPKCGAEGARGDQCERCG from the coding sequence ATGCCCAAGACTGACTCGGACGACAGAAATTCTTTCTCGCGCCTCCTGGTGACCGCTGCGCTCCCATATGCCAACGGCCCTATCCATTTGGGACACCTGGCAGGCGCTTACCTCCCCGCGGACGTCTACGTGCGTTACCAGCGGCTCAAGCGTCGCGATGTGCTGTTCATTTGCGGCACTGATGAGCACGGCGTGCCGATTACCATCGCCGCCGAGGCCAAAGGCGTCTCTCCGCAGGAGGTGGTGGACTACTGGCACCGCGACCACAAGGAGAGCTTTGCCCGCTTCGGCATCAGTTTCGATTGCTTCTCGCGTACGTCGCTGCCAGTCCACCATAGGACGGCACAGGACTTTTTCCTGCGGCTGCATAAGGCCGGCTATCTCGTCGAGAAGGTAGTCGAACAGTACTTCTGTCCCACGTGCGACCGTTTTCTCGCAGATCGCTATGTGGAGGGCAAGTGCCCCAAGTGCGGGGCAGAGGGTGCGCGCGGCGATCAGTGCGAGCGCTGTGGCA